The genomic stretch GAGGGCAATGGTGTTGTAAGTGTTCGAAGCCAGCATCCCTTCGCCGAGACCATGCAGAAGCTGGAGCGCACACTGACCAGCAAGGGAATGAAGATCTTCGCAACCATCGATCTCAGCGGCGAAGCCGTAGCCGCCGGCTTCCGTATGCCGCCGACGAAGCTCGTAATCTTCGGCAATCCCAAATTGGGAACTCCGGTGATGCTCGGTGCTCCTTCCACCGCGCTCGATCTTCCACAAAAGATCCTCGTGGGCGAGGATCCCGGGCGGCAAACCTGGCTTTCCTACAATTCGCCTG from Terriglobales bacterium encodes the following:
- a CDS encoding DUF302 domain-containing protein, giving the protein MSVAAGKEGNGVVSVRSQHPFAETMQKLERTLTSKGMKIFATIDLSGEAVAAGFRMPPTKLVIFGNPKLGTPVMLGAPSTALDLPQKILVGEDPGRQTWLSYNSPAYLAKRHSIPDDLLQNISGIEALVQAVAN